A window of Salmo trutta chromosome 5, fSalTru1.1, whole genome shotgun sequence contains these coding sequences:
- the borcs7 gene encoding BLOC-1-related complex subunit 7, translating into MASAEPQPRFGQSVKGLLSDKVGSCSGDVIALTRQVLKGSRSQELLGQAARNMVIQEDAILHSEDSLRKMSIITTHLQYQQEAIQKNVEHSKNLQDQLRHLLK; encoded by the exons ATGGCTTCCGCGGAGCCACAACCACGGTTTGGTCAATCTGTCAAAGGATTATTGTCCGATAAAGTGGGCTCCTGCAGCGGGGATGTGATCGCCCTGACTCGCCAGGTGCTAAAGGGATCACGGAGTCAAGAG CTCCTGGGACAGGCTGCCAGAAACATGGTCATTCAGGAGGATGCCATTCTGCACTCAGAGGAT AGTTTGAGAAAAATGTCCATCATCACCACCCATTTGCAATATCA ACAAGAGGCCATCCAGAAGAA TGTGGAACACTCCAAAAACCTTCAGGATCAACTGAGGCATTTACTGAAGTGA
- the cyp17a1 gene encoding steroid 17-alpha-hydroxylase/17,20 lyase — MAWFLCMCVFSVVGLGLLLLQEKLRRSLETRGGPPGLPAFPLIGSLLSLRSNQAPHVLFQKLQQKYGQTYSLMMGAHTVIVVNHHQHAKEVLLKKGKIFAGRPRTVTTDLLTRDGKDIAFADYGATWRFHRKTVHGALCMFGEGSASIERIICREALSLCDTLGESGRASLDLSSELTRAVTNVVCSLCFSSSYCRGDPEFEAMLQFSQGIVDTVAKDSLVDIFPWLQVFPNADLRLLKQCVSIRDKLLQKKYEEHKSDYSDHEQRDLLDALLRAKRSAENNNTAEITTETVGLSEDHLLMTVGDIFGAGVETTSTVLKWAIAYLIHHPQVQKRIQEELDSVVGGDRPPQLSDRGSLPYLEATIREVLRIRPVAPLLIPHVAQTDTSIGKFTVRKGARIIINLWSLHHDEKEWKNPEMFDPGRFLNKEGTGLCIPSPSYLPFGAGVRVCLGEALAKMEIFLFLSWILQRLTMTVSPGQPLPSLEGKFGVVLQPVKYKVNATPRAGWEKSHLQTS, encoded by the exons ATGGCGTGGtttttgtgcatgtgtgtattcTCTGTGGTCGGGCTGGGTCTACTGCTCTTGCAGGAGAAACTTCGAAGGTCCCTGGAGACCAGAGGGGGCCCCCCGGGCCTGCCCGCGTTCCCACTCATCGGGAGCCTGTTGAGCTTGCGAAGCAATCAGGCACCGCATGTCCTCTTCCAGAAGCTGCAGCAGAAGTATGGACAGACCTATTCTCTCATGATGGGCGCACACACAGTCATCGTTGTCAACCACCACCAGCACGCCAAAGAGGTCCTCCTTAAAAAGGGGAAAATCTTTGCAGGGAGACCCAGAACA GTAACCACAGACTTGTTGACGAGGGACGGTAAAGATATTGCCTTTGCAGACTACGGTGCCACTTGGAGATTTCATCGTAAAACAGTGCATGGAGCCTTGTGTATGTTTGGTGAGGGCTCTGCCTCCATCGAGAGGATTA tctgtAGGGAAGCCCTCTCCCTGTGTGACACTCTGGGAGAGTCAGGCAGAGCATCGTTGGACTTGTCCTCAGAGCTGACAAGAGCTGTCACCAACGtggtctgctctctctgcttcAGCTCCTCCTATTGCCGCGGCGACCCCGAGTTTGAGGCCATGCTGCAGTTCAGCCAGGGCATAGTGGATACGGTCGCTAAGGACAGTCTGGTGGACATCTTCCCATGGCTACAG GTCTTCCCCAACGCAGACCTGCGTCTCCTAAAGCAGTGTGTGTCAATCAGAGACAAGCTGCTTCAGAAGAAATACGAGGAACACAAG TCAGACTACAGCGATCATGAACAGAGAGACCTGCTGGACGCCCTGCTAAGGGCCAAACGCAGTGCTGAGAACAACAACACCGCCGAGATCACCACGGAGACAGTGGGCCTTAGTGAAGACCACCTGCTCATGACCGTGGGTGACATATTTGGAGCCGGAGTGGAAACTACGTCAACGGTCCTAAAATGGGCAATTGCCTACCTCATCCACCATCCACAGGTACAAAAGCGAATTCAGGAGGAGCTGGACAGTGTGGTGGGGGGAGACAGACCCCCCCAGCTCAGTGACAGGGGGAGCCTGCCCTACCTGGAGGCCACCATTAGAGAGGTGCTACGCATCCGACCTGTTGCCCCTCTACTCATCCCCCATGTAGCCCAAACAGACACCAG TATTGGCAAGTTCACTGTCAGGAAAGGAGCTCGCATCATCATCAACTTGTGGTCCCTGCATCACGATGAGAAAGAGTGGAAGAACCCAGAGATGTTTGACCCTG GTCGCTTCCTGAACAAGGAGGGGACAGGCCTGTGCATCCCCTCACCCAGCTACTTGCCGTTTGGGGCAGGGGTGAGAGTGTGTCTAGGGGAGGCGCTGGCTAAGATGgagatcttcctcttcctctcctggaTCCTACAGCGTTTAACTATGACCGTGTCCCCGGGCCAGCCACTGCCCAGCCTGGAAGGAAAGTTTGGGGTGGTCCTCCAGCCGGTCAAATACAAGGTCAATGCCACACCAAGAGCAGGCTGGGAGAAGAGCCATCTCCAGACATCTTAG
- the wbp1la gene encoding WW domain binding protein 1-like a isoform X2, with protein sequence MGPWHCCWKLHRLVCHGDNNQSYVCESDHCCGESQCCSYYYELWWFWLVWTLIIILMCCCVSQHRRYKQSFQQQRRQNEINLIVYREAHNNTQHLPLYLRFLPDYMLPTYEEVVDSTAPPPPPYSPPPVSLSVHPAP encoded by the exons ATGGGACCATGGCATTGTTGCTGGAAATTACACAG GTTGGTGTGCCATGGAGACAACAACCAGAGTTATGTGTGTGAATCAGACCACTGCTGTGGAGAGTCTCAGTGCTGCAGCTACTACTATGAGCTCTGGT GGTTCTGGTTGGTGTGGACTCTCATCATCATATTAATGTGCTGCTGTGTGTCTCAGCACCGGCGGTACAAGCAGAGCTTCCAGCAGCAGAGGAGACAGAATGAGATCAACCTTATTGTATACAGAGAGGCCCACAACAACACACAgcatctccccctctatctca GATTCCTGCCTGACTACATGCTACCAACCTATGAGGAGGTAGTTGACAGCActgcccctcctccccctccctacaGTCCCCCTCCAGTTAGCCTCTCTGTCCACCCAGCACCCTGA
- the wbp1la gene encoding WW domain binding protein 1-like a isoform X1: MLHSTTPVIHAVQKKEKLNTKFFLTCPPLVASLLFLSPAYFVGFVIPAESIDGTMALLLEITQSRLVCHGDNNQSYVCESDHCCGESQCCSYYYELWWFWLVWTLIIILMCCCVSQHRRYKQSFQQQRRQNEINLIVYREAHNNTQHLPLYLRFLPDYMLPTYEEVVDSTAPPPPPYSPPPVSLSVHPAP, from the exons ATGCTGCATTCAACCACTCCAGTGATCCATGCAGTGCAAAAAAAGGAAAAGCTCAacacaaaattcttcctgacttgccctcctttggtcgcctccctcctcttcctctctcctgcaTATTTTGTTGGGTTTGTTATCCCAGCCGAGAGCATTGATGGGACCATGGCATTGTTGCTGGAAATTACACAG AGCAGGTTGGTGTGCCATGGAGACAACAACCAGAGTTATGTGTGTGAATCAGACCACTGCTGTGGAGAGTCTCAGTGCTGCAGCTACTACTATGAGCTCTGGT GGTTCTGGTTGGTGTGGACTCTCATCATCATATTAATGTGCTGCTGTGTGTCTCAGCACCGGCGGTACAAGCAGAGCTTCCAGCAGCAGAGGAGACAGAATGAGATCAACCTTATTGTATACAGAGAGGCCCACAACAACACACAgcatctccccctctatctca GATTCCTGCCTGACTACATGCTACCAACCTATGAGGAGGTAGTTGACAGCActgcccctcctccccctccctacaGTCCCCCTCCAGTTAGCCTCTCTGTCCACCCAGCACCCTGA